ATGTAAATGGTAATTTAGATTTGGTTAGTCTTTTAATTTTTAGTGCTGTGGTAGGTTTTACTGGAGCATTCGTATCACTTGCCATTTCTAGATGGATGGCTAAAATGATGATGGGTGTCAAAGTAATTAACCCTGATGGCCAACTATCGCCTTATGAAAGAGATCTTGTTGAAAGAGTGTATCGATTGTCTCGAGCTGCTGGTTTAACAAAGATGCCTCAAGTAGGTATTTATCAATCACCTGAAGTAAATGCTTTTGCGACAGGACCTTCAAAGCGACGTTCTTTGGTGGCTGTATCAACGGGACTTCTTCAGGAAATGGATGATGATGCAATTGAAGGTGTATTAGCTCATGAGGTGGCTCACATCGCCAATGGTGATATGGTTACAATGACGTTGCTACAAGGAATTGTCAATACGTTCGTTGTATTCTTTGCACGTATTGCTGCATGGGTAGCCTCTCGTTTTGTACGAGAAGACCTGGCACCAATTGTTCATTTTATTGCAGTGATCATTTTCCAGATTGTATTCTCCATTTTGGGAAGCCTGGTTGTTTTCGCATTCTCTAGATATCGTGAATATCATGCTGATCGTGGTGGAGCTGATTTAGCTGGCAAGGATAAAATGATACACGCGTTAAGATCTTTAAAACATTATACTCAACGA
This genomic stretch from Metabacillus sp. B2-18 harbors:
- the htpX gene encoding protease HtpX; this translates as MAKRIFLFLLSNILVITTIGIVLSLFNVSPYQNVNGNLDLVSLLIFSAVVGFTGAFVSLAISRWMAKMMMGVKVINPDGQLSPYERDLVERVYRLSRAAGLTKMPQVGIYQSPEVNAFATGPSKRRSLVAVSTGLLQEMDDDAIEGVLAHEVAHIANGDMVTMTLLQGIVNTFVVFFARIAAWVASRFVREDLAPIVHFIAVIIFQIVFSILGSLVVFAFSRYREYHADRGGADLAGKDKMIHALRSLKHYTQRVRDDQASLSTLKINSKKGMSLFSTHPDLDDRISRLEAK